The Calothrix sp. PCC 7507 DNA segment CTGAGTACATAAACCTACTGATAGTACTTAATTAAAGTTAGACTTATAATCAGAGTAAGCATCTTCTAGCAGATAAGTAGTAGTCTACAATTATACGTTATTGAAAAAATAATGTATTAGTTTAGCCAGTTTTTTACTTAGTCTTAATTTTGAAAAACCGCTGACAGTGAGGGACGGCGATTTCAAACTTAATTAAATATCTAAACTTTTGATTTAGGAGTTGGGCTTCGATGGTCTTTTTAGATCTCAGTCTCTCCAACGTCACTTTATTTTGTCTGTAGTATTTCTACTGGTGAGTGAGGACGAATTACAGAGATCTTGTAACCAAAACTAACCCTGTTATGCTCACGCCAGTTTTCTAAGTTTATAAGTCTCTTCTATTTGACAAGAAAGCAGAGGGGCAGAAGAGAAAAATGATGTTCGTTACGAGCAAGGCATATTGTGGGCGGACAACATCCCCTCTGCTCCGCTGCTACCCTGCCTCTTTTTGACCCCACCCCGGTGAACGGGATGGGGAAATTTTTGTAGAACACACAAGGAGTTTTTCATGGTAGAGACGGACTCTCTTCCTACTAAGAGGGTGATTGATTCTTCGATTACTGCTTTATGTTTGCATGAGCATATCAAAACAATATTAAACTGGGCTGTGGCACGACAAAGCCGGATTGTCTGTGTTGCTAATGTCCATATGGTGATGGAAGCTTATTGGCATCCTGATTTTAAACAGATTTTAAACCGAGCAGATTTAGCAACTCCTGATGGAGCGCCTCTAGTTTGGATCATGCGACTTCTCGGTTCACATCAACAAGAGCGCGTCGCTGGGTTGGATATATTGGCTGGTGTGTGTGAACTTGCTCAAGCCACAAATGTTAGTCTTTTCTTTGTTGGTTCGCAGCCGGAAATTCTCTCACGAATGCGTACAAGATTAGAAAAGGAATATCCCAATCTCAAAATTGCGGCGATGGAACCACTGCCATTTCCTCAGTTGACGATAGAAGAAGATACTGCACTAACAAAGAAGATTAATGATAGTGGTGCAGGTTTAGTTTTAGTGTCTTTGGGTTGTCCAAAACAAGAGAAGTGGATGGCACTGCATAGGGGTAAAATTAACGCTGTGATGATTGGTTTAGGGGGTGCATTCCCAGTGTATGCAGGCCTACAAAGGCGGGCACCACGGTTTATTCAAAATATTGGTTTAGAGTGGCTTTATCGGTTGCTACAGGAACCGCGTCGGTTATGGAAGCGTTATTTGGTGACTATTCCGCCATTTATTTTTTTGGCAATCAAGCAGTTATTGTCATCGCAGATTTTTAGTACACCGTTTCATATTCGCGAGCGATATTTAGGTTGGAAAGTTGAATGAAAACTCCACCCACACAACGACTGGCGGTAGTTGGGTTTCGACTTCGCTCAACTACCGCGCAGTCGAAGCTCAGTGCATGATTAAAAAACTATCAAAAAATCACCCAAAAATCGCGCGATCGCCAACCGTCACCCTAAAATAAAATAGACAATCCCGGCATCAACACTGCCATGTACCAGACAGATCCGCCCCTGACTCCTAGTGAAGTTCTGCCAACGATGTATGCTCGCAAGAGCGAAGATCCACAAGATCTAGATACATCTGAGCAAAATCATCCTCGTCCACCTTGGGAAACCATGCCGACAATGTATGATCTACCAAGTGAAGACCCAGAGGAGCCTGGTTTGCCGGACGAATTCCACGACTTCCAACCGCAACTATTACGGGAAACCTGCCAACCCCCAAACTACCCAACAGGGGAAATGTTCATCGGCACAGATTTAAATCTGTATTATGATGCCCGGAATCGGCTGTGGTACAAAAGACCAGACTGGTTTTTGGTGTTAGGTGTATCTCGCGCTCAACAACAACAAGATATGCGTTTGAGCTATGTTGTTTGGCAGGAGGGGATAGCACCGTTTTTAGTAGTTGAATTGCTCTCACCGGGTACAGAAGGGGAAGATTTAGGCCAGACATTAAGGGATGCTAACAAGCCACCAACAAAATGGTTGGTATATGAACAGAATTTACGAATCCCTTACTATATCGTTTTTGATCGCTATCAGAATCAGTTGCAAGTGTTTCAATTAACAGCAACGCGATATCAAGCAGTAGCAGTTCCAGAACAGAAGTTTTGGTTTGAGGAATTGCAATTAGGTTTAGGGGTGTGGCAGGGTCGCTATCAGCAAACACAGGGTTTATGGCTGCGTTGGTATGATGCTATGGGTAACTGGATTTTGACTCCAGAGGAACGGGCTGAACAAGAACACCAACGAGCTGAACAGGAACATCAACGAGCTGAACAGGAACATCAACGGGCTGAACAGGAACGCCAACGGGCGGAAAAATTGGCTCAAAGATTGCGATCGCTTGGTGTCGATCCAGATACTTGATTAGAGGAGACCGTTAACTGTTAACTGATTGTTGAGGCGATCGCCTCCGGCTTAAGCTTCTCTACGAGACGCTACACAAACGCTTCTCGCCATCACCGCTAACTGATAACTGAAAGTACACTGCTTTAAAATGAAATCAGGAAAATCATCTGGTGAAAATCCATCATGCAGTATCAAGTTTTTGTTCAGAGTCCATCCCAAAATAATTTTGTGGCCTCAGTTGTTGGGATGCCAAATTTGACTGTTGAGGGGAGGACGGAGGAAGAAGCAATTTTGAAGGTCAAATCTGCCCTAGCAACACAATTAGCTAGGGGTAAATTTGTCACCATTGAGATGAATCTAGAAAATCAGCCTGCAACTACACCCCAGATGAAATATGCGGGAATCTTTGCCAATGATCCCACATTTGATGATTTCATGGAAAAACTAGCGGTTATTCGGGAAGAATCCAATGTCGCAACAGATGATTGATGACGATTTACATTTTAGATACGGATCATCTCAGTCTTTATGGACGGAATCACCCAGTAGTAATTGCAAGGCTTTTAGCGTCTCAAGTGCAACTGACAACCACTGCTATCAATGTTGAAGAACAGTTAAGGGGTCGTTTAGCTCAAGTTGCTGAAGCTAAAGATAGAGCTACACTCTCAAGTGCTTATCAACGACTTGTAGAAACAGTGATGCTGCCGTCTGAATTTCAGATTTTTCAGTATGATGAAAAATCCCACGATATTTACCAAGCACTCAAGGCGCAACGGATTCGCGTTGGTACTCAAGATTTACGCATTGCATCTATCACCCTCGCTTACGGTGGTATTCTTTTGACAAGAAATCTCCGAGATTTTGATAAAATTCCTGGACTAAATATCCAAGATTGGTCTATTTAGCTGATTATGCTTCCCGACTAGGTGGCTGCAATGCGATCGCCTCCGGCTTAAGCTTCTCTACGAGACGCTAGAGAAGCGTATCCCTAAGGGGATCTTGCTACGCTTATCGCCATCACCACCACAGTATCCACAATCATCTGGTTTAAAATATAGGAGGTGCTAATGCAGGACAGTTGAGATGACTTCCCAAACACTGAATATAACTGAGACATTAATTTCCCAACTGCAAACTCTACCACCAGAACAACAACAGATGGTGGTAAATTTTGTGGAATTTCTAGCCCAGAAACACGCCCAATCCCAACCTAGTCAGAACAGAAAAAAGCGGCGCGTTGCTGGACTACATGAAGGCATGGGTTGGATTAGCGACGATTTTAATGAGCCTTTACCAGATGAATTTTGGCTGGGTGAGTGATGAATTTTCTTTTAGACACCCATACATTAATTTGGTGGTCAATAGACCCCATAAGGCTTTCACAACAAGCGAGAAATTTATTGGATGATGAAAGCAACACTCTATTTTTGAGCATTATTAGTGTTTGGGAAATGCAGATTAAACTCCAGATTGGTAAATTGACTCTTCAGATGCCACTTCCTGAGTTGATCAAAGACCAACAAGAAACAAACGACTTGCAACTTTTACCTATTGAGCTAACTCTAGGACTTACGCACTGTACAAAATGACTATCATGTGCATCAACAAATTTCCGTTGTTTCAGGGTATTGGCTACTAGCTTTAAATCACTAGCGATCGCTGGATAATGGTGAAAAAATCAACCTTAAATGCCTGAAAATCCCTACCCATATTTAATTGCTTCTGTCAATGCGTAAGTCCTAACTCATATTTACGCTTTAAATAATTTACCTAACCATCATCGTGACCCTTTTGACAGACTGTTAATAGCTCAAGCTACTGTGGAACAAGTTGCCATTGTGAGCATTGATTCGGTTTTTGATAATTATCCCATTCAGCGCCTGTGGTAGAGAGATTTTTCAGGCGATCGCCTCCGGGTTAAGCTTCTCTACGAGACGCTGTTCGCCATCATCGCCGAAGTAACCACAATCATCTGGTGTACTTTCATATACCTGATAACTGATTATTGAAAAACTACCAAAAATCACCCTAAAATAAACATATCCGGCAATCGAGAAGGCATCAACACTGCCATGTACCAGACTAACCCGCCCCGGCCTCCCAGTGAAGTGCTGCCGACGATGTATGATTTACCAAGCGAAGATCCCCAGGATCTAGATACACCT contains these protein-coding regions:
- a CDS encoding WecB/TagA/CpsF family glycosyltransferase, with product MVETDSLPTKRVIDSSITALCLHEHIKTILNWAVARQSRIVCVANVHMVMEAYWHPDFKQILNRADLATPDGAPLVWIMRLLGSHQQERVAGLDILAGVCELAQATNVSLFFVGSQPEILSRMRTRLEKEYPNLKIAAMEPLPFPQLTIEEDTALTKKINDSGAGLVLVSLGCPKQEKWMALHRGKINAVMIGLGGAFPVYAGLQRRAPRFIQNIGLEWLYRLLQEPRRLWKRYLVTIPPFIFLAIKQLLSSQIFSTPFHIRERYLGWKVE
- a CDS encoding Uma2 family endonuclease yields the protein MYQTDPPLTPSEVLPTMYARKSEDPQDLDTSEQNHPRPPWETMPTMYDLPSEDPEEPGLPDEFHDFQPQLLRETCQPPNYPTGEMFIGTDLNLYYDARNRLWYKRPDWFLVLGVSRAQQQQDMRLSYVVWQEGIAPFLVVELLSPGTEGEDLGQTLRDANKPPTKWLVYEQNLRIPYYIVFDRYQNQLQVFQLTATRYQAVAVPEQKFWFEELQLGLGVWQGRYQQTQGLWLRWYDAMGNWILTPEERAEQEHQRAEQEHQRAEQEHQRAEQERQRAEKLAQRLRSLGVDPDT
- a CDS encoding type II toxin-antitoxin system HicB family antitoxin → MQYQVFVQSPSQNNFVASVVGMPNLTVEGRTEEEAILKVKSALATQLARGKFVTIEMNLENQPATTPQMKYAGIFANDPTFDDFMEKLAVIREESNVATDD
- a CDS encoding type II toxin-antitoxin system VapC family toxin, with amino-acid sequence MTIYILDTDHLSLYGRNHPVVIARLLASQVQLTTTAINVEEQLRGRLAQVAEAKDRATLSSAYQRLVETVMLPSEFQIFQYDEKSHDIYQALKAQRIRVGTQDLRIASITLAYGGILLTRNLRDFDKIPGLNIQDWSI
- a CDS encoding DUF2281 domain-containing protein, which translates into the protein MTSQTLNITETLISQLQTLPPEQQQMVVNFVEFLAQKHAQSQPSQNRKKRRVAGLHEGMGWISDDFNEPLPDEFWLGE
- a CDS encoding type II toxin-antitoxin system VapC family toxin, which codes for MNFLLDTHTLIWWSIDPIRLSQQARNLLDDESNTLFLSIISVWEMQIKLQIGKLTLQMPLPELIKDQQETNDLQLLPIELTLGLTHCTK